The following coding sequences lie in one Girardinichthys multiradiatus isolate DD_20200921_A chromosome 13, DD_fGirMul_XY1, whole genome shotgun sequence genomic window:
- the dclk3 gene encoding serine/threonine-protein kinase DCLK3 gives MTPLSKPRNGGEVARNTKWGVAGPPVSLLKRPGGAPQPWPMHSHQLEQIYRSNVPPPHLPLFHTRHAEESAERPHLVTIVRPCGQSGLRKVTVLLNRRAVVSFEQLLLDISEALGFPRWHRGRVTRLFTTHAREVKGVCDFFRGEVAFLALSKAHPELSSVQDALEELFPDHSHYCADALRVWEKKLRPAPDKAAKADSGYSEETENTGNIQETQQETRMHVKNHTNAHTSQHADKHQQEHYIPDSQKSNKKISCKKPAHLPNNLQKLRVRGVVKERQPSLIGPFKHDDIPPPILCENCLATRSKPLSPGLISTLSGRVPLPPVSKKQKEIPHIEQEVKQLDVFNSPSPPPGSRNKENSFVSSHFLDPALHVGSGHKETQLTDTCVPPSDGRELTLSDIERCYEIGRLIGDGNFAVVRECRRCDNDQPFAMKIVERSKLIGREHMMQNELSLLCSLSHPRIVRLLAHHHTRTHSYLVMELVSGGDLFEAISDKGKFSEAEAGLMVLDVSEALNYIHCRSIVHRDLKPENVLIEKVTAGIGRLKLGDFGLAMVVTEPVFTICGTPTYVAPEILCETGYGVAVDVWALGVILYILLCGFAPFRSRDRDQEELFKLIKQAELHFPSPYWDSISEEAKGLVRSLLEPDPTVRLTAEQTFQHHWVNAMASVYNQRALSDKNKRNTVDGKLELQRVHKPASVHKPASMNAAESLMNPTPGHSGTKKDITVRRHDEFTTRGQDQNKTPLVRSNNMSTD, from the exons atgacgCCATTATCGAAGCCCAGGAATGGAGGCGAAGTGGCGCGAAACACTAAATGGGGAGTGGCAG GACCCCCTGTCTCTTTATTGAAGCGTCCTGGTGGGGCACCTCAGCCTTGGCCTATGCACTCACACCAATTGGAGCAGATATACAGGTCCAACGTCCCTCCACCTCATCTACCACTCTTCCATACCCGACACGCAGAGGAAAGCGCTGAGCGGCCTCACCTGGTCACTATTGTCCGCCCGTGTGGTCAAAGTGGACTACGGAag GTCACGGTGCTGCTGAACCGGAGGGCTGTGGTGTCCTTTGAGCAGCTGCTCTTGGATATCTCAGAAGCATTGGGGTTTCCTCGCTGGCACAGAGGAAGAGTCACACGTCTGTTCACGACACATGCTCGAGAG GTCAAGGGTGTGTGTGATTTTTTTCGTGGTGAAGTGGCCTTCCTGGCTCTCAGTAAGGCTCATCCTGAGCTGAGCAGTGTGCAGGATGCTCTGGAGGAACTTTTTCCAGACCATTCCCATTACTGTGCCGATGCACTGCGGGTCTGGGAGAAGAAACTCCGGCCAGCGCCAGATAAAGCTGCCAAGGCTGACAGCGGATACAGCGAGGAGACAGAAAACACTGGGAATATACAAGAGACGCAACAAGAAACACGTATGCATGTTAAGAATCACACTAATGCGCACACATCTCAACATGCAGACAAACACCAGCAAGAACACTATATTCCTGACTCCCAGAAGTCAAATAAGAAGATTTCTTGCAAGAAACCAGCTCACCTTCCCAACAACTTGCAGAAGTTACGTGTTAGGGGAGTTGTCAAAGAGAGACAGCCTTCTCTTATTGGTCCATTTAAACATGATGATATACCACCTCCTATACTGTGTGAAAACTGCTTAGCAACAAGATCGAAACCTCTGAGTCCAGGACTGATCAGTACACTATCAGGAAGGGTCCCACTCCCTCCCGTGTCAAAGAAGCAGAAAGAAATCCCTCATATAGAGCAAGAAGtgaaacagctggatgtttttAACAGCCCTTCACCTCCTCCGGGCAGCAGAAACAAAGAGAATAGCTTTGTATCATCACATTTTTTAGATCCAGCTCTACACGTGGGTTCAGgacacaaagaaacacaactTACAGACACCTGTGTCCCCCCCTCGGATGGCAGGGAGCTCACCTTGTCTGACATCGAGCGCTGCTATGAAATCGGACGTTTGATTGGAGATGGAAACTTTGCTGTGGTGCGAGAGTGCCGTCGTTGTGACAATGACCAACCCTTCGCCATGAAGATTGTGGAGCGCTCCAAGCTGATTGGTCGGGAACATATGATGCAGAACGAGCTGAGCCTCCTATGTAGTCTGAGTCACCCCCGTATAGTGCGGCTGTTGGCCCACCACCACACTCGTACGCACTCCTACCTGGTGATGGAGCTGGTGAGTGGAGGGGATCTGTTCGAGGCCATCAGTGACAAGGGGAAGTTTTCAGAGGCTGAGGCTGGACTCATGGTTTTGGATGTGAGCGAAGCGCTGAACTACATCCACTGCAGGAGCATCGTCCACAGAGACCTAAAACCTGAGAATGTATTG ATAGAGAAAGTAACTGCTGGCATCGGTCGACTGAAGTTGGGAGACTTTGGCCTGGCTATGGTAGTAACGGAACCAGTCTTCACCATATGTGGCACACCAACGTATGTGGCCCCAGAGATCCTCTGTGAGACAG GGTACGGTGTAGCAGTGGATGTTTGGGCTCTGGGGGTGATTCTTTACATCCTGCTGTGTGGCTTTGCCCCCTTCCGCAGCCGGGATCGGGATCAGGAGGAGCTCTTTAAGCTAATAAAACAAGCAGAACTTCACTTCCCTTCGCCCTACTGGGACTCCATCTCAGAAG AAGCTAAAGGCCTTGTCAGATCTCTGCTTGAACCAGATCCCACAGTGAGGCTGACAGCAGAGCAGACCTTCCAGCACCATTGGGTAAATGCTATGGCTTCGGTATACAACCAGAGGGCGCTCTCTGATAAAAATAAGAGAAACACAGTAGACGGTAAACTAGAACTACAGAGAGTCCACAAACCAGCTTCAGTCCACAAACCAGCTTCAATGAATGCAGCAGAATCACTGATGAACCCAACACCAGGTCACTCTGGCACCAAGAAGGACATAACTGTCAGGAGACATGATGAATTCACAACAAGAGGCCAAGATCAGAACAAAACTCCACTTGTTCGATCAAACAACATGAGCACTGACTGA